The Brienomyrus brachyistius isolate T26 unplaced genomic scaffold, BBRACH_0.4 scaffold117, whole genome shotgun sequence genome includes the window TTGCTACCATCTGCACAACTACATTATCTACTGTTATCATTTgcacaactgcattatttattGTTACCATTTACACTTTGTCGATTATGTCTCTTGCCTTGTTAGTTTGTCTTGTGTCTTATCTGTCTTTGAATTTGAATGGTATTCACAACAGTGAGCAAGAAACGGCATTTCGGTTCTCATGTATGTCTTGCACGTAAAATATGAATTGACAATAAAATATCTTTGAACTTTTTTGAGCTACTATGAAAATGCTTTATGCATCTTTGAAAAGCACTCACTTTGCCTTCAGAAGTGCCTTAATTCTCCATGGTGTGCATTCAACAAGGTACTTAAAATATTTCTCAGTGATGTTGGTCCATGTTGACGTACTAGCATCACACAGTTGGTGCAGATGTGTCtgttgcaccttcataatgtgaaTTTCCTGTTCCACCACATTCCATCGGTGCTGTACTGGATTGTGATTCTGGGgaccatttgagtacagtgaactcattgtcatgttcgaGAAACCAGTCCAAGATATGAGCTTTGGGACATGCGCTGGAAGTGACATGTgacatcctgctggaagtatCCATTAGAAGCTGGTTATACTGTTGTCATAAAAGGTTTGGACAATAATACTCAGGTATGCTATGGATTTTTAAATGATGCTCACTTGTCACTAAGGGGCACAACGTATGCCAAGAAAATACCCACACCATTATACCACCATCACCAGCCTGCATTGGAAATACAAGCGTGGCTGGACTGGCCATCTTGAGTAGCAGGCAATTTCCtggtaagccccccccccccccccccccccccgcccattcTGCAAAATATTTTCCATGAAGAGTACTCAAGGCCATCGGAGATCCCAATGTCCAGACCTGAAATTTAATCCCAGTTCAGCCCTGAATACAAGGCAGGATTGATCCATGTTTTTGTAAATTTTCAAAGTTGGGGTGTAGTGTTCCTTGGGAGTTAAAGCTGAACTCACTTGGAGGATGGGGTTCATGGGCTCATGGGAGGTGAATAGAAGAGACTGAACTCACTTATCCACATCTGTCGTATTTAATAACGTATCTTGTTAAAGCTTACAACCAGCTGCTGAGCTACCTGCTTTTAATGTACGTTCTCAACTAAAACCCTCCATGTAACAACACTCAACTGAATCAAGTTCTATCCCTCACCAGTGACGGTCTCTCCGCATTACTTTAACCTccatacaaaataaaataatgaatgATACAGTTCCTGTTCTTACACTTTCATGTGGTTTACGTGAAATTCTGACCCTACTATCTGCTTGTTGCAGCCATTTCTAAAATCCTCATGCCAGCCCACCTGGCGCCCAGAACCATGCCATGTTTAAAATtactttcttccccattctgctgTTTGATATTAACTGTAGTTCCTGTCCTGTATCTGCATGATTTTATACACTGGGCTGTTGACAAATTATTGGCTGATGTGGATATATGCTTCAACGAGTAGTTGAAGAGgtatacctaataaagtggccagtgataTGCAGTTCAAAAATGTGTCTATACATTCTAATTAATAGGTTAATAAATGATGCCGTGGATATTTTTTGGATTGAATGTGATTCTGAATTCCCTAACAAATCCACACTGACTTGGCCAAGCAGGCTCTGTGAGGGCTATGCCCAGAACACCTGCCTTAACCAGCCCAGCCATAGGCTGGCCCTAATAATGGATGCAAGCAGCAAATGAAATTTCACACCCAGTTTCTTTTAATTAACCTTCGGCAATGGCAGAGTAATAGGGCTGTTCGTGAAGCCTGTGTACGGTACTGATGCTGAGCCAGTACATAATATAAATTACCGTTACGCAGGATTCAAGTGACATCGGAAGGACTTTGACTTAAAGATGTGTGTGAAAACGTAAATTAGAgtttgtacatttttttgtaattattttttgtCCTGTTGAATGGCTATATAGCTTTGCCATGTTAAGTACTGTGTATTACCTCCTTAATCCTTGTGTACATGGGACAGAAAAGCCCTTTTACACACCTATATAAAATTAGTCAAAAGCCACAAATAATAGAAACTGTACAAACTTTTCTTGAATAACTCTTCACTAAACACTAAGAACATTTACCAAACAAATGTAACCATTTATGTCAAAAATATAGAACTTTATCCGTCCAATTCCAaacagcttatcctactgggtcacggggggtccgtagtctatcccgggagcaatggacacaaagcagggaacaacccaggatggggggccagcccatcgcagggcacactcacacaccattcactcacgtatgcacacctttgggcaatttagcaactccaatcagcctcagcatgtttttggactgtggggggaaaccggagtacccggaggaaaccccacaactacatggggggaacatgcaaactccacacgcgtaacccaggcggagactcgaacccgggttcctgaggcgtgaggcaacagtgctaaccactgcaccaccatgccacccccagaaCTTTATTTCCATTTAAAATTATTTCCCGATCGACATACAAATGATAGTAGTGTATAATGTTTCATAATGGCTGCCAGGCTAAATGTGCCTTCCTGTTTGTTTACTTGGATAGTAAAGCATCAACCTCTTAAAAGATGCTGACATTGGTGTTTTTGCATCCATAAGGGTCCAGTGATCAAAATCTATAATTGTTCTTAATCCACAAAAGCTACCACAAGATAATGTTTAATTCACTCCTCCCCATTTACAGACAAAGAGTGTCAATGGGGAAATAAGGTTAAATGAGAGGTAAATATGGACAAAATTCTAATGTATTTACTCCTTAGTAACTCATTAGTATTTAAGTAATTCTGAATCAGGGAGATGAAAAAATAGGCAAAAACACGTTTTTGTTTGAGTCGCTGTTTACAAACGCAGCACTTTAAGTACCACTTTACTGTGTTCGGGTCGCTGGTGACGTGGCACTTTCTGGAAACTAAATGGCCATAAAACAATCATTTTAAGCTATTATGAGCAAAATACAGCCACTTCCTGGTTGGGAACACAGGAACCGATGATGTACTGGGTATGGGAAATGAGGTTCCGTCGTGTGTTCCAAAAAGTTGGGAAACgtttttcagtttgtttttatGTTTGTATAAGGATGTTTGACTTCGCACAGGAAATGgagttaagcatgtcctacaatgTACTGGTAGCTGTGGAATAGTATTGTTTATTAAACCGATTATAATGGATGCTCAGATAATTTATCACTAAAAATTCAAAGGCGGAGGATTACTAGATGCCAAGAGACACTTTATTTTGGGTGGGGGACGTCTTCCAATGTATAGGTATTGATGTAAGTACCATATGAATTAAGGCCTtccatgccccccctcccccccaattaATTTGGCCTCGCATTAGCCGCTGATATCATTATTTAGCCTTTGACTCTACCTTCTGCCATCATCATAGCCATCTTAATCCCCACATCCTTTGCAAGTAAGTGATTTAACAGCCTGAGGTCTAACAATGACTGGATCCTGCTCACTTCGCCACATTGCCTGCAGTGCCTCGGgcagggggccagggtgggggtcTATTCCAATGAGTTGCTGTGTCTATGAGTGATGATGCCCTGACAGACTGTTTCCGTTAAAGCAGGGACACCAGTCAGAGTCCTCAAACTGCATCCCTCAGATCTTCAAAGAGCAGAATTCCTTATTACCCTCAAACTACTTTCCTTTGCAGCTCTTGGCTTCTGGTGGTTCGGTGTAAATATAACGGCTAGTTGGCATGCAGCATTTAGCGTTGAAAAACGTGGCTTTTGGGCGAGATGTGAGGGGTGACGTTCTTCTCCATGTGCACTCATTTGTTTGCCTCATGGATAACTGTTGGAGGAGGTGAGGGATCTAGTTTATGAGCTGTGAAGTGTGTGGCTTTGACAATTGCCTTTTAATAAACTGGGGTGAGATGGTGGTACATTTTCAATCAACTGTTATCAGAGTCAGAACCACAGAATGAAGGTCAGCTTGCATGATTTGTGCTTTGACACTAGTTACTCTTCTGCTGTTGTTTTTATTGGGAAGATTTATTGTAAAGTGTAGTTGAGTAACAATAAAACGTGTAAAATTATGCTCTTTCTGAGGCACAGGTgcataaaaatgctaatttttCACCTGGCCTTTGTTAAACAGCTCCACTATCGGCTTGAACGGTTTTAAGTGTCACTCTTTCCTCTTAACATCATGGTGTAGATTGTAAATCTTTCCGTATATTAATCACAAAATGCTTTGTGCTTTTCAATCCATTTATCAAGCTTCATTCAGTGTCAACGTCCAATTTAAACTTCAAACAGTAATAACATTAATCTTTACATATCTACAGAAACTATACATATCTTCACGCATGCATATTTCAAAAACTTCCTCTTGAAGTCAGCAGAAAATTGACTGCACTGATGAAGAACACTGAGTATTTCATAAACTGGCAGCAACAATGACTTAATATTTTCATATCTGCTGGATCATTTAAATCTTGTacacagaactgcaatgtggCAATGGCAAGTTAGATGTCAATTTGTCACCAAACGGGGCAGCAACACTTGAACATGCAAATAAAAATACGTGGGCcttttatgtctttttttaaaagcatCCAGAATTATGGCATAATCTCTGAGTTCCAGTAAAATATGGTCCAGTTAAACGTGTAAATTCAACCTTTTTTAAGTTACAGAAAACTCAACTTTTCCAAGGAAAGCCATCTTGAAACTACCACAATACTACAACCAAGGAAACAACCTGGCTGTACATAAAAGTGTCACCTTCAGTATGGGTTAGTGTAAAGACTTAAACATGCTGGAATCGTATAGTATATACCTAACAGCATGGAAAGACACATTTCATGTTAAGCTCCTTAACTGCCCTTTGAAACCATTTGGAATAATAGGCAGTCCAAGCTGTACGTACAGGCCTCCAAGAGTATCTCCGGGTACTTAGTGGTGGGTTTTCTTAATTGTCGTTTCTTCTTATCCTCTTTCAGGTACATGTGAAGTTATTTTGCTGGCCATCGTGATGTTCCGGATCTCACCAGTGTGTAGACTTCCACAACACATCTGCCACTGGGCTGCTTATGATGacacaaaattgcctacaatgaAATTCCGCCCAGAAGGAATGCACTACCTGCATGCACCGGCATCACCTCCCTGTCTGCTACAAGATGCCTTCGCAGATCCCCTTAGCTTTCCCTGTGATGGCACTCGCATAATTTCAGTTGTCCACTGAATATTCTCCTCTAGATATTTGAAATTTTGCATATAGCCCAAGTAACTGATTCTAGagcttgtattttttatttttttacattctgATATTTCTAAAATAAATTCATATTGGCCcgtattcaaatgtttttgggccATTAGGGGTGGTATATATGTTGCTTGAAGAGTTCAAGGCATGGGGGTATCCGTGCTCTCTCATGCTGGGCAGGGGATAGGGGGCTGGCCGGGCCTTGGTGCCCAGGTAGTGCTGGTAGGTGGTGGTGAATTTGTACGGAAGGTGGCCCAGGGTGTCTGAAGGATGAGGATATCCATCGAAACGCGTGTCATGGGAGGGGCGGCTGGTCGAGAGTGGCACGGAATGGAGTCCAGTTGGGACCGAGAGAGTGGGACTCAGGATGCGTGCCATGAGTTGGTGAGCTGGGTCTGGAAGGGTCGACATGCTGCTTGGCTGGTCCCTGTCGTAGTCCCGCTGACTGTCTTCTGCGTCAAACAAGGAAATTATGTGAGCTTCTTATAGTGAGTTCTGCACCAGGCCATCAATTTAAGTGGGTATCTTATTGATTGGTATTAACAAAATAACTGGTCTGTATTTTACAGTTCTGactagcttggggggggggggcccaaaCCTGTCTCTGTGCCGCTGGGGTGAGGGTCTGACAACGAGCTTCTGTTTCTGACAGTGCTGCTCACAACTGGCAAAGAGTGAGGCCTGTGGTTCCGAGGCCTAtagaattaaaaatgcaaaatttgcatgtttttgttaCAAACTATTACCAGTTAAATATGGATTTTTCCTAGTATTGAAAACTACTTTTTTGTCAACATTATCATAAAAGGGTATTTAGTTTTGAATCAGTATGTGGTGCTTGCAAACCAAATTGGGCTGTAAAAAATGACGTGCAATTTCATTGGAAAAGTAATAGCTAtagatataatagaatggtTGCTATTTAAATGTAACCACCACAAACTGCTTGTAGAACACCTGTTTTTGTCATTGCTGTGTACTGTCATTACATTGGTGATCCTGCCTAGTATTAATGCATGATCCTCCTTGAGTGAAGGAGGTCAAATTGTTTATGATACTCTACAATCAAACCAATATGTGATTACGGATTCTTATGACCGTCAATGTTGCCCGTCTTGTATGCATTAGCGTTTGATTATGTCTGTATTGTCATATTTAGAAGGCAGTCATAGTTAGTGCTCACAGTGTATCTTAATATCCATTCGCAAGGCTTCTAGAATTCCAAGCATAATTCAAGTAATTAAAACGTGGGAGGATTCCATTCTGCAGAGCATCATGAGTCACTTCCAAACGTGCTGCTTACCACATTTCAGGATCACAGTCCCTAAAGCCCTTCGCAAACGGATTGCTAGCAATTTTCAGCTGCGTGATCTACAATCGACAAAACACGGTTATTGTACCCTGCGACCGTAAGAAAGTATTTAACTCAAGGATCAGCAATAATATCCTTTACTTATTTGTcaattaaagttttatgcatcaCTAGACTGCATCACAGTTTATCAGTGTATAAGAAAACATGGGATCATTAAAACGGAGGGGATTTTTTCCATTTTCCTCTGGTTTTACACCtaaagcagcatttacagttcgCTAACACTGTCGTCCGTGTAAAGCCATGCATTGCCGGACACATGAAGCTGGAAAATATCAGAATAACTGAACAACAACATGAAACTTTTACCAGAATTTCTAATATGACACTAGTCGTTTTTGCTCAGTGGTTCAAGCATTGTGCAGTGGCCTAAAAAATGTTAATCCGCAGAAAATACACAATTGTCCTAATTTCCTTAATAATAAGATAAAGGAAATAATTATATTCACCTATTTTTCTGTTAAAACAGAACTGGTATTAATGAATGCAGATATTCAAGTGTGGGTGCAATTGAATGTGATTCTTTGGCTGGTTGGTCTGGGGAAAGACGATAGGCTTACTCTGTGATTCTGGTAAGCTGTTACCGCAGTGAATCGGGTCTCCTCGAACACAAAGGTCTTGTAGTTTTCTTCAGCGTACTTCTCGCTGTCTTTCCTCGGATCAACATAAACGATATGAAATCGTGGCTGATATCTATGCATTGAGTTGAGAATGATCTGAAAAAAGGAACAGGAGGCAACGATTTGTTTTTTCTCACGTAGTATCGATGCTGTTTGCCAGACGTGTAGGCTTCAGTGGTCGGTCGTTGTCTTAGTTTATTTTGAATTTACagtaaaaagaaaatgacatcaGGCTGAAATTCGTAAAGGtgctttttatggggaaaaaaaatctagtcTTAGGGATTCTTAAAACGAGGCTGCTTTGTATAGATCTTGCTTAAGGGGTACGTACATGTCCGTTGTCATCTAGCAAGTTATTGGTGAGTTTTAATTTATCAAAAGAGACTATCTGTTTCATCCACTGTGATCCTTTCGCTGGAGAGTCTGGGTGATAATGCACCCGTCCAGGGGTGGCTGCATCCGCCTTACCAGCGACTAACCATGACGAGCTATGGAAGGCGTACCTGGCGACCGAGAAGTTAAATAGCGTTAAACCTCAGCAGTACAAAGTAAAACGCCTTTTGGTAACCTGTACGTTCTAAATATATTATGCTTGGAAAAAAAGGTAGGGTTAATAAATGGAATTCATAATTCCAAGAGGATAAGTGTCGTAAATCATATCTGACAATATCCTGTAAGCAGGTAGGCCTATATCAATCGCGCAACGTGAATCATCTGACATACCTGTAGCGTTTATCATCGAGTGGTATAAAATCCATTAAAAGCATATATTCGGCGTGGATATCAAGTCCGAAAAGTTTCACCTGAAACGCGGGGAACATTCGTCtgaaaaataaacagagtcGACGTTTCAAAAAATCCCTATAGTACTAGGCTTGTTATCCAGTTTTATTACAGTACACATACTGTATAATCATGTACAGCAGTTTGAGATATATTGCAGTTATTGGTCTTTTGACCGTAGGTTATTGTTTGCAAGAAATTTCAATACCTGGTCAATTAAATGTTTATATTACTCCTGCCGCTCCTTTGCATCGTGAATCTCATCGCATTACCGCATTACCTTCCTACAAAGTGTTGCATCGGATTCCATTATAACACATCATCTGGAAAATAATGAACGAATCTTGCCGAATCATGTCTAATTCTACTAAGGTTCCGACGTGAAATTAACctgttataatgcattaaatGACGAAAATGATGATAATGCGAACAGAAGTTTTCTGCAAGAAATACGGCGGAGGTTTACGAATAATTTATTATACttaatttaaacttaatttgtcCTTTTGCAGATGCTATAACTGATATACGAACTCTAAACTGTCTGCATAAGGTTATCCGAATAAATTTAGTGttgtgtgatttctgaaatatatgtaaaatacaatattaatttttaaatatatttggaCATATTTGGAAACGAGAATAAGAATTTTACGGTATTTTATACTCCGAATTCACTTAAGTAAGGTTCTTCGCATATTTTCGTAAAGCTTGAaagcactattttgtaaaaaaaaaaaaagggacaGTTTCCTTTGAATTATGCTCCATGATCAGATATTACTTTGGCCTTTCAACAACCCCCCGTTCGTTGTGATTGTAAAATACAACTAAAAGTAACTGATTAGTAACAGGTACAGTACGTCTTTCTGGCCGTGCTAATTACGGAGTACCTGTATCTGTTTAATTCTGTCGCGTTAGCTACCTTGGGGGATAATTAATCAAGTGCCGCGTGTTCTACAAAGTCCCGTAGCCTAAACGTCTGCTCATTTTCACATACACagtaacaaaaacacattttcaaaaTATTTCAAACAGTCGCTAATAGACCTTTGTTTTAACGCAGACATCAATATATTTTCTTACATCTATATATACTCCATACTATCTTAGCTTAATATTTCTGAATATGTAACCATTTTGTCCCGCTAACCAGTTTGTTATACAATGTGCTGAAGTTGTAACATCTTAAACAATAAAATGTTTCTTGTTAAACAATAAAATGTTCAGATTCGTACGAAATCTTGCAGCATATTTAAAATTTTCGCACAGAGTATTaatttgaaaacattttttaaatgcacaGCTAAGGTAACAAATACGGATTTTCCGATTTTATAGACAGATGTTTTTATTTCGATATGGGTCTACACACTAAAATTATgcactaaaatattttttacgtTATGTTCTGCTGTTACTATCAACGTGGAAAGTAGACAACTTAAGGACAAAGGAAACTCGTTTATTTAATATTGTAGGgagacaaaataaaattcattTGCTGTAACGCTATTCCCTCCCTCATACAATAAATTTAGGTTAATTTAATGAACTTTTTATATACGTTTTTTAAGTATAAGTGTGACAATAGGCTAGTAATGACCTATTCTTTTGTTCGTTATTTCAATAATTTATAGAATTTTTAGTTAATTTTACAATGGCTTCTCATAAATTATAAAgctttatattttttaaatattatcaAAAACCACCAGTTTGTAGCAGATTGATTGGT containing:
- the LOC125727772 gene encoding T-box transcription factor TBX1-like yields the protein MISAISSPWLTQLSHFCDVAAFTTNSLNSLSPPGSFRLPATPRDSYPQHDSYFEPCTGAQHADSYPRCNQAQSPQSDAGTSCCPLSSTMAPSRNPLVKKNPKVANVTVQLEMKALWDEFNQLGTEMIVTKAGRRMFPAFQVKLFGLDIHAEYMLLMDFIPLDDKRYRYAFHSSSWLVAGKADAATPGRVHYHPDSPAKGSQWMKQIVSFDKLKLTNNLLDDNGHIILNSMHRYQPRFHIVYVDPRKDSEKYAEENYKTFVFEETRFTAVTAYQNHRITQLKIASNPFAKGFRDCDPEMWPRNHRPHSLPVVSSTVRNRSSLSDPHPSGTETEDSQRDYDRDQPSSMSTLPDPAHQLMARILSPTLSVPTGLHSVPLSTSRPSHDTRFDGYPHPSDTLGHLPYKFTTTYQHYLGTKARPAPYPLPSMREHGYPHALNSSSNIYTTPNGPKTFEYGPI